The Vespula pensylvanica isolate Volc-1 chromosome 24, ASM1446617v1, whole genome shotgun sequence genome includes the window aaaatatGCTAAAATGCTCGCTTCTGCTTGTTTGAAACGATTGCATGGCAATTATCTtttggaaattttcttttttatcatagtTTGGAAACACATAACTCAATAACACAGGCTTGTCGCGTCTGATCCACGTTTCCATCAATTGAAATCCAACTTTTTGGATTCCAAGACAGCCGAGAACTTGGATAATATCGTTTACGAGTCGAGCGTCCAGAGATCACGAGAAAGATGGATAAGAATGGTAAGTGAAAAAACGCTTTTGCTCTTTGAATTCTCTACCAATTGTTAAGAATAAtggttaattaattgattaattaatggTTAAGAAATaatggagaaaataaaaaaaattatgatatatatcgtAGTGACGTCgtcatgatatattttataacataagCATCTACATTATCCATTTTgattcgtattatttaattcactTCTAGTTACGTTTTTCTTCTAGAAACATTCTCTCATTGAAATTCGTCGATCGAATATCATTGcacaattttaaatgaaataccATTCTTTGTAAAAGTTTAACGTGTTAAATAAACAGGGTGATTCACAACAAAAAGTATCAATGAATTCGCACGTTTGTacggggaaaaaagaaaaaaagaaaagaaaagacagaaaaaaaaagaaaatctacaGTTAGATAGATGgtgtaatataatactatattttgTCCAAATTCTACGAGTTGCACACAGACGCAACGTAGTTCTCAGCAATATTAAAGGCAAACGTAGACAGCTACCGTAATTCATGATACACGGAAAGAAACACGTAGGCGAGACATAAAAAGGGGGTGCGGGTAGCGTAGGAAATTACTATGAACTCTGTAACAGCGGGTTTGGCATGTATTATTCAAGAGGAGAGGTAAAAAATGTCGGTAAGTTGGCGCCTTCTACGTGACAcccttaaatatttatgagcCGTTGTCACATAACGCAAATTACAGAAGTCTAAGACGCGCTTTAAAGTGACATATATGACTCGAAAAATCCTAATCAAACATATTTCGAACGAGCGAAGACAGTTTtaggaaaatataatttgatcCAGAAgggaattgttttttttttttttttgtcactcTTCGAACCAACACGGCAATTTGtcgaaattctattttttgatCTGATTccttattattactatttttagaTAATACCTTCGACTCGCATAAAAAGCATTCCGCTCTTTACTGCGATGCCTATAAGAGATCTTTGGAGAATCCTGAAGAATTTTGGGCAGAGGTaggaaaattgattaattggTTTAAGCCATGGACCAAGGTCCTCGACAATTCCAACGAGCCCTTTACCAAATGGTGAGTAATGCTATTCTCCTGGCTAGTCGTCTTGCTTTCCTaagtaaacgaaaaaagaaccaaaaaatacaaaagaaacagaagaaaaaaaatcgaacatACTCATAGGTTCGTCGGAGGAGAGTTGAATGCCTGCTACAATGCTGTCGATCGTCACGTTGAGGCTGGTAACGGTGAGAAAACAGCCATCATTTATGACAGTCCACAAACTTCGATTATCAGAAAAGTGACCTACAATGAGCTGTTGGAAAAGACCTCGTTGCTGGCCGGCGCTTTAGCTGATATTGGAGTTGGTAAAGGCGATAAAGTTGTCATCTACATGCCACTTATACCCGAGACTGTAATCACCATTTTAGCCATTGCCAGGCTCGGAGCTATTCACTCGGTTGTTTTCGGAGGTAATTTTAACGATTAGAATTATTCAACATTCCTAAATACGATCGGCTTTCTCTCCCATTTCCAATGAATTTTAGGATTCGCTGCAAATGAGCTGGCCAATAGAATAGATCACGCGGAACCAAAGGTGATCGTTATTGCCAGCTGCGGCCTGGAGcctaacaaaattattacgtaATGTCAAATTCTTTCTACTTAAAAGAGTTTAAATGACTTTGGATAAACATTTAAGTATACCTTTGAATGACCGTTCCAGATATACCACGGCGCTGAACGATGCCTTGAAATTAATATCCGTGAAAACACCAAAATGCATTATCTTTCAAAGGAACAATATCTGGGCCAGTCCGCTCCTTCCTGATCAGTACGATTGGGAGGAAATTTTGAGTAAAGCCAAAGCCCATCCTTGCGTTCCGGTCGAGGCTAACGATCCTTTGTACATATTATACACGTCAGGAACGACAGGTAGTCGTACATTTAATgatagaacgaataaaaacttATCTCAATTTAAATCGACCGTTTCAACAGGTCGTCCAAAGGGAATTCTAAGACCAGTCGGTGGTCACTTGGCAACTCTTAGCTGGTCAATGAAGACTATTTACGggatgaataaaaattcgGTTTGGTGGAGTGCTTCGGACATGGGCTGGGTTGTCGGACATTCTTACATTTGTTACGGTCCTTTAGTCTATGGTGCAACGAGTGTGATGTATGAAGGAAAACCCGATAGAACACCCGACGCTAGTCAATACTTTAGGTCGATACGCTAATAAGATTACgctttataaaattcatccAAATTTTAATCCTTTCTTTTGAGACGTTTCTTTATTACAGAATAATAGATCAGCATAAAGTAAATGCTCTATTCTGCGTACCAACGGCACTGCGAGTTTTGAAACGTGCTGATCCTGATTGTCTCCTAGGTAGAAAATACTCTGTAAAATCGTAAGTTCGATCCTTCAAGTTTAAACGATCCGATAtgagcaaaaaataaaatctataaatctATCGATGGTAAACGTTTAGGTTGCAGACGATATTCGTGGCCGGGGAATATTGCGATTACGAAACAAAATCGTGGGTGGAAAGTATATTCAATGTGCCTGTAATAAATCATTGGTGGCAATCGGAAACAGGACACCCAATAACCGCTTTGTGTCTTGGATACGGAATGGATTGCTCTTTGCCAAAGTTCAGCACAGGTCTACCGGTTCCTGGCTACCGCAGTGAGTTTTCGTTCATTCGCAAAAGTAAAACAGATTCGTTTGGACACTTTCGAGAGTTATATTTCGTGAAAGTATCTCCTTGAATGGAAGGAGAGTATACAATACTGTACTTTCGTTGTCGGTTGCAGCTCGAACATTTCCCGAAAGAGCCGTAAACGTTCTCGATCTCCGAGAATGATGCGTCTTGGACGTTGCCATACTCTcaccattttcttttacagtCGAGATACTCGACAAACATGGGAACAATGCGGCGGTACGCGAGCTCGGTAGAATCGTTATAAAGCTACCTCTGCCACCTGGTTGCATCTCTACCCTCTATCTCGCCGACGAGAGATTCAACGAGATTTATTTCTCGACTTATCCGGTAAAGATATTCCATCTATTCTCGATAGTTGCGATCGACCTTTTCCAAACGTTTCTTTTACAACTATCCTACATGCCTCTGTAATTTGTGCCGCTTTTAGAGTCATTGTCACGTAGGCATGATCGtaatcttcctctctctctctctctctctctctctctctctctctctctctctctctctctctctctaattattatcgtttctagGGATATTACGATACGATGGATGCTGGTTATATGGATGAATGCGGCTATGTTTATGTAACTGCTCGCGACGATGACATCATCAACGTTGCCGGACATCGTTTATCGACGTTTGCTCTGGAAGATATTGTTTTAGCGCATCCTGACGTCGCTGACGCCGCAGTCGTTGGCGTTCTCGATCGTACTAAAGGCGAGATCCCACTTTGCCTTTACGTCAAGCATCAAGGTTAAGATGTATTccacattttatatatctcttctctatctctatgtctATACTTTCTCTCGAGGTGACGTAgcgtgaaagaaaaacattctaTCAAAGCGTATTAATAGTAACGCGAATGCTCTATGCTTTCTACGTCTTTTAGGAACGACCAATAAGAACGAAGACATCAACCAGGAACTGATCGCGAACGTTAGACAACTAATTGGTCCTATCGCATCGTTTAGGATCGTTGGTTCCGTCAATGCTTTGCCTAAAACACGTTCTGGAAAAATTATGCGTAAAGCCATTGCCAAATTGGCAAATTCTGAACAAGTTAAGGTACTAAAGCGATATCATATCTTCTGTgatatttttgcttttaatattcgattatcGTTGAAATAAGACGTCAGAAAAGATgaaggaaaataatagataagaaagagaaagagagaaaggaggaggtTCTATACCCGATGAATCTTTTTGCAGATACCTAGTACGGTCGAAGATCCTTTAGTGTTCCGTGAAATAAAAGCGGTCCTTCAAAAATTGGGCTACGCCGAACAAGCGCCGGATCCGGAATGATACTACGATCCTCGATACTGTTTCTAGACCTTTGCTTATCCTTCCGTTGTACCTTTTTctcaattatttatcaattctcACATTTACATACGTAGGTCAAGTGCTCTTGTTGTTACttatgatattttcttataacctcgattcttttaatttaacctTGGATCAAAAGCTGTTGCGTGTACATTCcatggaaaggaagaaagaaagaatttgtaTGAATCAATGTCTGTTGATAAgaggaatattatttatttaatcgaattttaaatctcaagaaatttttctattctctattATCGTTCGACAAACAATAACCTTTTCCCTGAAAACTATAATcggatatatgtaaaataacaGAAACTTTGcggttttaaaaaaaattctttagatATACTCTCCACCTtcttaaaaaggaaaacaaagaaattcaatattttaggTTGAAATAAAggttaattcaattttaactAATTAACTTTACATTATGTTTAATCGAGCAACAcgcattctatatatatagatgtacgtACATTATCTCAAAACGCTATGTCCTGCTAATAAGGAAACGTACGAAGCTTCGGGGGCGTTCCTTAATCTTGTTCAGTATTCACTCTAATTCACGTTTCAAGGATAACACGGTCCAGAGGCTCCCAACTTCCTTTCCCACGAACTGCTTGAATCTCGTCGAATACACATGTATTTatttgcgtgtgtgtgtattcgtgGCATGTGAATTCATTTTCATCGGAATCGCAGCGTGAAATCCGCTGCCAACGCTTAGCTCGACGTAACGTGACAGGTGTGCGACGCATCTTCGTGTCTTTTCGAGATTCTTTCGCATTGCCAGCAGCAAAACACGATACGAAACGCGTATCTATTATTCTATTAGTAAGAAAATTCTCCCAGATGGTTGCTCGATAGTTCTCTTTTCATCATCCTCGTTGTTGTTGCTTACGAAATAAGTCGTTCGACAGAATCTAGTCGAACTGTTGGAATCGAATTTCTCGTATTAATCGCTTGATATCGATGATAGATTTTTCCGAACCGAGATACGCTAAGAAATTCAATTTCCTTTTagataacgatataaaatttgagaatattatcttctttttttaacggtAAACATTTCTACATATTCGCATTATGAGTTAAGAATTTTTCGtcagctttttcttcttttccttccaaatttacaagagaaaagggagataaGAGAACGCTGTATACGTGCGTACACAATgtctttcgtccttttctttaaCGCATTTAACGAATGCAAATCCGCGATTTAATTACCTCGAGCTTGTATCATCCCCGTGCGACGATGGATGGACGGATGAATGGATggttggatggatggatgaatagATGGATGTACCGGCTAGCGTTAATTAATTCTCGAGTGTCGGCTGCACGGAATACTTACGTCCTCGTCTTTCGAGTTTTAGAGAAAAATGCTCCTATCGTACTTTACATCGATTGTTTTGAAAATGtcgttttaaacgatttttttttttgttaaaagtaCGAGTTTACGtgctattatatatacgtctgCCTATGTATGTCAGCTGATAAtgtttattcgaaaaattatatcgattaaactcAGACGAAGATACATGGAGGACCATGCCGGCAAAATCATATGACATTTCCCGATTAAAGTTCGGTGAAATTCGTTTGATGAAATTTCTAAGTGAAAGTACACTATAAAATCGGACGATAGGACTAATACCTAGAATCCGTAAGAAGATAAGCAAGTAGATAATACATGGGAATGATCAGCCGTGCCATAGTGATGCATATCAATGACGTTCGTATTTTAAAGAGGGATATTACgagaagatattaatttttccgGCAGATGATTTATACTCGAACTCGAATGATCGCTCATATAttaacgacgaagaaagatcgatttatTACGTTGGCAAATCCAAACTTTGTGTAAGCTcttcgatagatagatactatTCGTTTGTAAAAGATTTTCGCGTGAAAAACTGTAACTATAGAAAAAGTGGTAATCGACTAAACCTGGCCTAATTCGATTTTCATATCAATCGCAATGAAAGACAAAGGAATATTCTGTAATTACCTTAACAATTAGATAAATACGACGTTTGAAAGAGCAAGGCCTCGTTCCGTCATACATTTCATGGTTCATCGATTATTCCTTTATTAATTGACAGCGCCATGGGATTCGCGATAAGATAAACTGTCTTCTAAATTGACTCGTCttaacgatcgtaaaaataaacgacgaaAAGTATGACGAAATGTCCTTTTCTTACCTTATCAAACGTACCTTTAACCTTTATTATCAAACTTcgttatataaagataataaaaaaaaaagagatgaaaacaTGATTTCTTTGgtgaaaaattctatatccGCAAAGACGGTTTAATTTCTCACCTTATTCAGTTTTTTACGTGTCTTTGGTGTTAGCGCCACgttatgcaattttttttccattatcaCCGCAGTCGACGAATTAgcatgaaatttttataaaggaACATCGAATGAAATCGTACATTAGcataagaaggagaagaggaagaggtagtagaagaggaagaagaagatgaagaaaaagaaaacgaggaagAGGTGAAAGACACGTTCGTTCCATGCGTGTGCGAACTATTCCTCTGTCGTCTCATGGAACAACGCGCATGCCAGTCTGGGTCGCGCGTATTTAAGGGCTGTTGCTTCGGGGTGCTCGCCACTATCACTGCAATCATCGACTCCACGAGTTGCTCGATACAAGAACACGAAAGACAAATCATCTCGCGAATATAACGACTTTCAAATTTTGCAAACGCCGGTAAAgagcttttattttatcgcgtgtctctctttctagtttTCTCaaccttttcctctttctcctctttctgcttctttctctctctctctctctctctctctctctctctccccctctctctccttctctctttcgtataaaGTAAACCCGTGCTTTCGCATCGACGTGTACGAATCCTCGACAGCCTGTTGCATCTTTGCACCGATACAAGGGGTGAGTGGCACGttgaaattattcatattcGAAGCAGCAacccatctctctttctttctctctcgctctctttctttacattttttttccttcttgtgCATCATTGAATACATATgcaggtatgtatatatttacgtgtgcatatatgtgtgcgtatgtcATATGCGTAGCTTTATTCGCGATCCTGAATTGAATTTCTCTGTTTCAATcgcgaataaaattcttttccttcttaagTGTGTCAatgttgtaaaaatattagtaCGTAATATCGGATACgcaaaatttttgatattgcTTTACGAGATAAAAGCacgattttaaaagaatgTTCAATAAAGAATGAGAACCTCAAGTCAATTTCAATTGTCTGCAGTTAATTAATTCTGTTTTATGACGATTTACTgtcatatctatatatgcgtatattgGCATCTAATAATATCTCGAATGATTATACAATTGctgcgataaaaatatattattcgtaaaagaaaCGAGACCGGAAgtcgtttcttctttagaaATCCGTTATTGatcgaaacaaataaaattcaaaatgaaaaagaaaaggaaaaagaaaaagaaaaaaagtggtaTCATTAAGTCGACCGATTCTCGTGCAATATGAGCAATGTGCCTTGAGGGGCTCGATGCAACAGGTATTCCGTATATCGTTTGAGAGGTTTAAACTTTACCGACTAGCCGTGATAAACTATTCTTAcaactgaaaataaaatatcatttttatcgcattttacaaaagaatttaCAATTATTGACTGCATTAACGCTTTTGCCAAAAACCTCAAATTATCCTAATAATGTACTTGGTATCGTAGAAAGTTCATGTATATGTCATATTTCTCATACGATAACagtaaagatatattttcaagGAAATATCGTAgtagtaattaatatttatgttcaTTATGAATCGATACAAAATCAAACtactttcgtttattttctatcttttctaaaCCTATcaaagataataaaacgaaaaaaagaaattatcgttCCGAGAATAACCGatagaacaaagaagaaacgaaattcgCTTTGGGAATTCACAGATTGCGTAAAGTTCGGTTCAACATCAAAGCCGGAGATTTGacattaatttctaatatccGTCGTTGAAACTACTTGGAAATTACAAATTTGAAATGAGGAAGTTCGCGTATCGAGGAAACGCGAAGATCGTTCTGTCATTTGAAAAAGACTAACCGAACGATTCCAAGCGACCGGTTTACGTTAATAAAGGCTACTTAGAAAGCGATGAACGTATAATCCGTACGTAAATccaatatacgtatatactctgataagacgacgaagacgtgTCTTTCGATCGACTCAAACTCTTCCTCATATATTCTTTGTGCAGTCATGAGCTTAGAAAACTTTCGAATTAACAAAGTTGCAAAAGTTACAAAGTCGTTCAAAgattaacgaattaataatatcgatagagaggaagagagagagaggcgagtTTCAAAGACGATAATATACTGTTTGCCCTCAAAGTTTGACGATCACAAGATATTTCATTCTGCGTCGTACACATCCACATCCACAAACACATAACGTTTCGTCATTTTTAGCCGTAACATTTttgagaaagggagagagagagatagggagggagagagaaaggatgataGGTATCGATAggaaacgaatttatataaaaaatttatgacaTCTTGAAATAGTGTATCGCATCTGTTCGAAAAAATCCCCCAActcttagaaaatataaaattccattagaatgaaataaatgtacCGTGTGCAACCCCGATCGAcgacattttgtttttctttccatttctttttatcatgagagtttcgtaaaaaaaaaagaatcgtgaGATAACTTTCTTAGTCGAGCCAATAAAAAGTCTTCCTTGCCAGAGTCGTAGCTTTGGTGTCAGGTGTCTCTGGGGAATGTGAGCGAGTAAAAGTCTAATTGCGGTGGACGATTAAAGGGGGACTCGGCAATAGAGTGTGCAATAACTCGAGAAAAGATTTCCAAGACGATTTTCTTGCAAGACTTAgataaaagaagggaaaattGTCCTCGGGTATCTATCCTGGTATATATTCGCTATCGAGTCTCATATCTTTCCCTATCCTTTTTGTCTCGACGTCAAATTTAATACAAACGTATACGCAGACGTGTACGTACACATCTCTATGTAGATAACTGAAATTGACCAAGTTCTTGGAATATTCATGTTTGTAACATAACCGTCGCGACTTCCGACTCGAGACGTAATGAATCCAGACCACCTGTTACTTCTACGTATCTCAAAGCTATCTACCAACCTAAGGAGCAGCTACTTTGCTTGAACCTTCTATCTTCCTCGAGAATCTATCTCGAGAATCTACCTCGAGAATCTACCTCGGAGAATCCTATCAAAATTGGAATAAAATACAGCTTCGATTTCTCATCTTTTACGTGACGTTATCTTATTCCACACAATtttactagaaaaaaaaaagaaacattttcacTTTAAAGTAAATTTgagaaaagaattcattaaatcaaaaagatattttgttGAAGAGAATATTCTTTCTGCGATATAGAAGAAATCGTCTTCGGTTTCTTTAACATtctagacacacacacacacacacacacacacacacacactatttCCAAAAAGAACGATGAAATAATCCTTTCACGAACGAATATCTAACCATGTTCGAATCCGTTAGGCTCATCACGTTGTTCTCTCACTCGACTTATCACTCCGatcaaaaatttaatcgaaaaacgaaggagaagaaCGCTCAACTCGGCAATTTAACTATAGGGTTGGTTATAGAGTATAGCCAGGGTACTTGCTTCCCACGTCTCCTCGATATCGCGTGTAAAGATAACGCCAAGGAAAAGTATCGGAGAATCCGAGCACGCACGCCAGTCCTCGTGTCAAGAGGATTATCGAGTTTTACTGTAAGATCGCATTCAGATCAACGAGCTTTATTTACTCGACATTTTCGAATGGCATTCTTTCTAGCATTCTTTGTAATAGAACGCTCTTTTCCGACGGCATCTATCGTATCTCGTATTCTATACTGACCGAACATCGTCTCAAATTCCTCTCTTTTAACTATTCCTAAgcgatttttcataaaaaaacacacaagatacgaatttaataaaagtcCCCGATCATTGTCTTCATATTAGAAAAGCGGAAATTCGAGATGCAAAAGAGCAGtatgcaaaataaaatttatttcttttatttttatcgtcttttccgaacgcttttctcttttactttttacaatTCTTGTCTTGTATCGTGtcgcgaaaataataaaatttataagcgataaaaaagagagaaagaaacatttttgcCTGCGcattcaataaaaagaaacttaatcGATAAGCAAttcaatatcataaaaataaggaCAACGATATTCCTTACATTCGGTGTCTAGTTTTAAGTATAACATCAAATGTTTTCCTCATGATTTCTTTGTGATGAATCGATGTTAAGCGGTGCATAAAAGAACGCAAGAAATTTTTCACAAATTTCTTCtgagatatattttcaatgtcaATCTTAATACGAAACTCTacgaaattttgaaaatgagTGGTTACGATGACGACGTACCAATAAGAATTGGTATCGTGCCAGGAAGGTTCTTGGCATCGGGTCGGGGATGCACCAAATTTTTGGAACAAGGGCTGCGTTTCTAGACGAtgattcaattatttataatcctTCCTAGAATCTTATTATAACGATACTagttaataaaacgaaaaatagtCTAGAATACATTGAAAATTCGTCGAATATAACCACGCAATGACTTTTCCTTCAATCGTTTTACttgcaattttttctctctgatcctttatcgtttcttttatttttacaggaAATCATGAACTCGATGATTAAGATTGTCGTCTCCCTCGTCGCCCTCTCGATTTTATTCGGAGAAATTTTCGCAATGCCACCGGCCCAGTGTAGCCCCGGCTTCCTCGACGAAGTACCACCGAAAGTACAAAAAATCTGTGCGGCTCTCTCCACCATATATCAAATTCAATCTGCGATGGAAAGTTATGTCGACGATAAGGGTAactgatatttatataatccatttcgaaaagtttcattttaaaagattaataaaaagacgATTCCAAATGacttagataaaaaaaggtatGCGATAAAGTACTCGTATAGATTCGTACAAACTCCTATCGACAGtcaaagaaaatcgaagattACATGAAAATTGTGAAATTGTTTTCATTTGCTAAAGACGCAATCAATGATCGGTGAAACAAAGGAATTGTGCGAATCCAACGACCGATACTTGATTTTCCTCTCTCGAACGTGACGACCGTGCAATCATGTTTAATACTGTACGATCACGATTGAACAATTATAGCCTGTAGCGAAGCGCCGTTGGCGATTGATCCGTCGTAGATCGTGCTCTCTACTGTCCAttgggaagaaaaagaaagaaaagaaagaaaaaaaaagaaaagaaaaaaaagaaaagaaaaaaagaaggaaaagaaaaaagaaaaaaagaaaagaaacgcaaTTAACACGGGTCCAAGTACagcaaattttcaataaagttTCAGTTCTTCAAGAGAACAACCCGTTACCAGGAAGCGGTGTTAAGAGACAAGACGTCGATCACGTCTTCTTGCGCTTCGGAAGACGACGCTAACCTCCATCGACGAAGTAACTTCCAAAACGATTCAATGTAAATCTTCTGTCCTCATCTGTGAATCTCTATCGTTGTCGAgctatgaaataataaaaataaaatcaaacctTGTGGTCTCTGCGTTGCATCGAAtttgtttatctatttttaacttATATTTAACTGCTACTTCTACTTCCCTTAAATTCatgcaatatatttatatacatatctatgcaTCCTTATTGTCGCTTCTAATTAGGTCATTTAACCTTTGACCTTAgcattatcaaataatatatctaatcgtACCTCTCGCACGtacattaatttatcttttaatctttaaCTTTGATTTTAGTCTGTGCTTTTCTCATCGTTCGTATATAACTTACAGGATCTCAGAATCCTAGTcgtaataaaaactatttacCTCcacgtctttctctctctctctctctctctctctctctctctctctctctctccctctctccctctctccctctctctctcacactctctctctctctctctctctctctctctctctttgtccgcATCGTAAGCTCCCCcaaatcgtgaaaaaaataCGCTTGAGATGTATTCGTCAAAGTCGAAGTAATGAAAAACTTCTCATTAGACGACACGAATTTGTTTCAATTTTCAGCTCCCTCCGTgagaagaatataatttaagtGAGTTGAATCGTAGGGAGGTAAGGTATGGTACGGTACTTGTAGTAGGATTATGAAACCTTCCTCGATTTGACAAGAACATTCCGATTTTCCAAAGAGAGACAATAATTTCAACaatgattttttatgaaatcgtgtttaactttattaatataatcattcGATTAGAGCTATTAGGAGCTATAATCATTTAATGTTTCCTATTagccttcttttttttaaattcgagtTA containing:
- the LOC122637024 gene encoding myosuppressin, giving the protein MNSMIKIVVSLVALSILFGEIFAMPPAQCSPGFLDEVPPKVQKICAALSTIYQIQSAMESYVDDKVSVLQENNPLPGSGVKRQDVDHVFLRFGRRR
- the LOC122637005 gene encoding acyl-CoA synthetase short-chain family member 3, mitochondrial, translating into MDKNDNTFDSHKKHSALYCDAYKRSLENPEEFWAEVGKLINWFKPWTKVLDNSNEPFTKWFVGGELNACYNAVDRHVEAGNGEKTAIIYDSPQTSIIRKVTYNELLEKTSLLAGALADIGVGKGDKVVIYMPLIPETVITILAIARLGAIHSVVFGGFAANELANRIDHAEPKVIVIASCGLEPNKIITYTTALNDALKLISVKTPKCIIFQRNNIWASPLLPDQYDWEEILSKAKAHPCVPVEANDPLYILYTSGTTGRPKGILRPVGGHLATLSWSMKTIYGMNKNSVWWSASDMGWVVGHSYICYGPLVYGATSVMYEGKPDRTPDASQYFRIIDQHKVNALFCVPTALRVLKRADPDCLLGRKYSVKSLQTIFVAGEYCDYETKSWVESIFNVPVINHWWQSETGHPITALCLGYGMDCSLPKFSTGLPVPGYRIEILDKHGNNAAVRELGRIVIKLPLPPGCISTLYLADERFNEIYFSTYPGYYDTMDAGYMDECGYVYVTARDDDIINVAGHRLSTFALEDIVLAHPDVADAAVVGVLDRTKGEIPLCLYVKHQGTTNKNEDINQELIANVRQLIGPIASFRIVGSVNALPKTRSGKIMRKAIAKLANSEQVKIPSTVEDPLVFREIKAVLQKLGYAEQAPDPE